The genomic stretch ACAATTACAATATACGCGTATAGTCCCTGCAACATATGTAATATTCAGATATACGTCTAAAACAGGTAAAAATATTTGGAACAAACGCTTGTAAGATACGCGTATAGTTAAACATGCATCTAAAACATGTGAAACATTTTGGAACAAACACTTGCAACATACGCGTATAGTTATTGCAATATATGCAAAATCTAGCTAAACACACTTAAAACATGCGCAACATTTGGAATATACATTTGCAACATACGTATATAGGCACTGCAACATATGCAATATCCAGATAAAAAAGTGCAACATCTAAATAAAACAGCTGAAACATTTGGAAGCTATAACTACAACATACAAATATAGCCATTGAAACATACTCCCTTCGTCTAAAAAATAAGTGTTATTTACGCTtctcgagaaataactttaactaaatatatactaaaaaatattaatacttatagtacataattagtatcattagaaagatctttaagtctagtttttaataaatttatttaaagatacaaATATTGCACATATTGTCTATGAATTGAGTTAAGCTTGTGTcacgaaaacctaaaacgaTATTTTTTTGGAACGGAGAGAGTAGACTATGCACAACGTCCACATAAAACATCAAACGCATAGACCGGTACAAAGCTAGATGCCTACGATCACGAGGGAGCATCGAAGAAGCAAATGGTGTTGCAGATGTGAGTGCTCCTCTCAGGAACTCCATTCTCTCTCTATTACGGCATATGTATGGCATCACTCTCAATTGTATATGGATAGGACACACCATGCACAATACTGTCAGCATAGCCTACATGGTGGACTATTGTGGTGCTCCTGACAGATTATTATAGCATGGAGACCAAGAAAAAAGACAGGGACCACAGGTGGGATGTGATGTAGACAAGACACCAGCAACATATCCTGGGGACACGAGTGGTGAGAGGAGTAATTAGTGACtggaaataaattaataaaagaAGATCATGATAACTAAGAAAAGATCATGGCACGAGACACAGGGGCGCGCAACACGCAACATACAGACGGATCTGTCCGGATGGACGGACGCCCTACATTAAGCATTACCGTAGATTTATAGAGGCGGCTGCCATAGTCACTCCTAGAAATCTATTTATAGAGGCGGTGAGAAAAAGAACTGCCTCTACAAAAGTTTTCATTCTTAGTCATTACTCTCTCCGGTCCATTTTATCTGGCGCAAGTTAGAATGATACAGTCTCCTATATTACGCTTTGATCATTTATTtactttatattatattatttatttttataaacttgtaGTCATTGTATAGTATAATTTCTTACGAATCTAATAAgataaaatttatattataataattaaaaaaatattagtcTAATTATTGGTAAAAAAATTTAAAGTTTGAATCTTGATATGCGTGTACGCTAGATAAAATGGATTGGAGAAAGTACATGCTTTTTTGCGGCTTCAATGAATTTATTCACTTCATCATGGAAATGTGGTTTTTGTCCTGTTGAAATGTACTCCCTCCCTGAGAGCTTTAACTTGGgttgttctaagtcaaacttttaaaactttgaccaaattttaaaaaaaaacactaagatttatagtaccaaattaatactattagatttatcatagaatatatttttataagatacttatttATATCATAAATACTGAtgctattttttataaatttggtcaaatttaaaaaagttCGGTACGAATTCTAGGAGTTGAAGCTTGGCATCAAACTCAAAAAAAATATCCCTAATTAATATAAGTAATAATAACTGGTATACAAAATGATCCCTAATGAATCAATTATTTAGtattcactttgccgcatcagagcaagtattatagtaggctgtaagccagctaaatgctgaggtggaggagagagaagaggagagagagtaaaagcgggttgtaagcttacagccggctcagacacaaaaaccaagaaaaTCTGTGAGACAGAcaagtgggccatgtattaatgGTGATGAGCTAACCATTATATGAGTGGGCTGCAAGAAGGCTGTAAAAAAATCTTACAGCCCAACAGCTAGCtgtattataatacttgctctcagGGGAAGGCACGGCGCGTGCTGAGTAACTGCAGAGGAGCAGGGGTATTTTTGCCTCCTTGAAAACAAACTGACATGGTCAACACAATCAACTAACAGATACCTAGTCTAAATGGATGGCAGTGTCATCTAGAGAATATAATTTCAAGTTGGTGTCAGATAAAAAAGTTTAAATTTTTTAGTGCCAAATGAAGAAGACCGATTATTTTAGTGCCAAATATACAATTCTCTCTTGTTTGAtgctcatcggcaattcatgcCTGTGACGAATGCTGCCATTGTTCAATTTTGCGAGGAAGAGAATTCGACTCTACCCAGTTGCAGAACTGCTGGCAGTGGCAGCCGTCAGCAACGGCATTCAACCGAATCTGGTAGCTatttagcagtgtttttttcttacaataaatcagctAATAATACTTTCTATTATGGCTTATCAACCAAACAAACAATaacttgttcgtttggctgataagtcatggtTTATTGTGAGGAAAAAACAGTACGATGGCTTACCACTGCACACCGCATGCGTGACCAAGTCTTTCTCAGCAAAAGCTCTACTCTCGCCAAAAATATACACCGGTCTCAGatattctttttttaaaaaaaagaaggggAAAAAGCGATTTTCATTACTCAACGGGCGCTGAGTAATCAGCAACTACAGACTGAATTTGAACCCAAATAGAGACCAGAGTTGAATCCCCATCCGGATTATACAAACTAGCTAGGACAGCCAATTCAAGCGCTACCATATTACAAGTTGCGTAGCGCACAATTATACTATAAATAATTAGTAGTAATCTTCCCGTAACTTAGTTTATCATGTACTCCTAGAAGCCAACTTTAGTGTGATTGGTCATGGCATTTTTGTCCTAGACATATGGATTGCGAACTAGTCTTTGATTAACCGTCATTAGCCTAGTATACTCTTTGTAAAACCTTTGTCGCCATTATACATCCTGATATACGGAGTTTGGAGGTGCTTCCAAGATTATCCTACCATCTCGATGTAATaatctttgttttttttaaaaatatatatatatatcagggAAACGATCTTCCCGTGACCAAGATGATCAGCAGAATATTCATGAGATCCAAACTCCAGAACACTACTACCACTGTAATCTCTTTTTTTCCAACTATAATCTTCTTTGCAATTTACAAAATGATGATGATCCATATGAGAAGGCGACACAATGGACAACTTATAGATGTGGAAAACCTTTTCCACACGCTTAACTGCTTAATGACCACGAGCTTTTCCAAAAGCAGCTCGGGGACCTGACCAGGGGGCATCCGACCCCCTTCACTACAATATAACATAGATTGTGGACCCTTCGCCCAAAAAAATTGGGAGAAGGTTGAGGAAAGAACCAATCAATCAAACCAAAGATAAAATAAATCTAACAATTACCCTGACCAGAGAGCAAAAGGCATGAGCGTATGTACATGAGTTATGCACAGGTTGAGCGGGGAAAAGAATGTAGAAAGAGACTTGCAGCTGGAAGGACCACCCTGTCAGTCCTTTCTTTGGTGTAGGAAGGTAAAGCCAGAATTCTCCCGGATCAAAGGTGGCATGTCGACATCTGTTACCTCGATCTCTGTCATCGACTTCGAGATGTCATCCACCGAAAATGGAATGCTGTGATTAGGAGTACACTGTCAGGCAACGAGCCTCAAGTAACCGTAAGTCGACAATATATCTGAGTAGGAGTAAGGAAAATAATAACCTGGAATCATCATCCAACAAGAACGAACTGCTCACTGCATTATTAGAATCTTCCGTCATCATTACTCTCATACTTGAGATGACCTAACATCAATTTGTTTTTCCATCAGAAACCAAATAGCACCATATCTTGACACAATACACAATAGCATTGGAAATTTGAGCGAGTAACAACTAAATCAAGTAGAACAAAGCTTACATCTGATGAAACAGTGTGGGTACCATACTTATCATCCCAGTACATTGTACTGATTCGATATAGCTGTTGTATGCTAAGGACCTGAAATTAACAAAACATGTGACAAGCTGTTAAGTCATAACTTACAAATGTTGATGAGTAGCTGAAGTTAACTGAGTTCAGCAAGACTTACAGGGCACAAATCGTTCGTAATTTCTTTCAATGTTTTCTTTGGCTTTTGATGAATTacctataatataaactgttagAATATCTATTTTTCAATATAGAAAActtacaaataaaataaaacatcCAATCAGCATAAAATACATACAAGGAACCCAACAGCCTGCCTAATATGTTTTAATTCTTCCCAGGAAGAACCTGCATACTGTCCATGCAACATAACATTAGCATATAAATTTAAATTGTCCAAAGGTGAGAGAGAGATTGTATTTACCTCTTCAGTTGCATAAATGCACCATTGCTCTAATTCTGCCAATCCAGCTTTCACATATTCTCCATTGCTAAATGAACAGCACTCCCGGCGAAGAAGAAGACTACAATACAAGGACTTTCTTTTAAAACCAGAAAGAGAACTTAATGTAGCACAGATAGAGCAACTATGAATCATACCTGTTAAACAACTGAACATTAATAAATGAAAAGATTTGAGTGAACACTTTGCAGATTAAGAATGAAGGGACCTGTCAATATCAATGAGAGTCATATCAATGcaaattctttctttttttttgaaaaaaaatgggATGTGAGTCATGTTAATGCATATTTTTAGGTGACATACATAATTTgcttttaaaacattcaagtaaTTTGTCAATATTTTCACAATGCTCTGCCAATGGGCGATCAGAGTTTGCTGAGCTAAGGCATTTGCTTGGGAACGTGATCCTTTAATTAGACTTGCACGGGATGTTCTTGGTGcctgaaaaaataaaaaaacaagtaAAAAATAAACCATGGTGTCAACTCCGTAAATAACAAATAGTATAGCGACAATCATTGGTACCTGGATGCAAAGGCCAAGCAAAGGAGATATCTCCTTCTTCAAATTGTCTCTTATCATTCCATAGATCTTCTCAAGGAAAGCTGTAAGTTGTTGCTTGAAAAGCAGAGCTGGGTACTTGGCTTCAACTTGACGAAGGTCACCTAGCCCTCCAATCAAGCGACTTCCCAGAAAAGCACGCCCAGCACTTTGTGGTGAGGCTCGCATCCCCTTTATATTTCAGAAACAGTGAATTAAGCATTTTTGCTGACTAGAAAACTAGAATGCCAAGTAAAAAACCAGGGTGAAGAACAATGTTTTACCGAAAACACCCTCCCAAAAGATGCAGCAGATGACCTGCGCCTTTGAGGAGTGAGTCCAGCTGCTCCACTTGTTTTCAGTGTTCGTTGCAGCAGCAGAAGTAATGTCGATGAATTCGAGAGCCAATATGCCAACTTGTCGTTGTTGTCCTGGGACTTTGGAATGACAGAATTCGAACTTAAATATATAGCAACAGCACAAAACATCAACTATAAACAATGGACTTCTACTCCATCGTTCCTGtggtattcaaaaattttaataTGGACTATAGCTACGTTTACATGGTTCCAGTGGTATCACGAAAGCATAATATACCAGTTCAATAGTCAGAGTATATACTAGGCAATCAAATTGTGAAGCGTAGTTCTCCAAGAAAAAGGGAGTAAAGTCAAACAAACAAGCAACAGTTCATTACCTCAATAGCAGAGCCAATTGTTTGAATAATACGGTCAAAAACACCAGTTCTTTCAACTTCAAATGATCTCCAGTGTAGAAGACACCTGTAGATAAGGCAAGCTGCAATAGGTTTGCCACTGGAGAATCCCAGATCTTGTGAGACACACTTGATCAGCAGGTCTTGATTTTCCTGAAGCACAAAATTCATATATGATGAAGAGAAATCACAACTGATATAACTTCACCATCAAACCAAAGTAAGTGCATGGTTTTAGGGAACCAAGGTACAACGAACAAAGTAATCACATATAGCAAACCTGCTGTTTCTCATtaagtgatttttgtggcttctCTTCAGCCTCAAGCTCCTTGGGGATTGGTGAGATAGGGGTGACATCCTATGTAAATATTTCAGGACATAAAAAGGTTATCACTTAATACCAGTTACTTCAGAATTGTATGTGAAATGTTCTTTACACTGTTCTTTTCACTTACTGGTGATGACTTCACTTCTCCATTTAGAGCATTCCCGTTCTCCGGAGTTTTCAGCTAACAAAGTAGAATTAGTTTAAAATATTATGTCACTGCAATGAAAGTATAAATGTACAGAATGCCTGTAGTATGAAGGAACCTGGCATACCTGGAAAGGAGACTTAGGATATGCAGCTAATGACTTTGCCGTAGGAGAAATTGCAACAGCCTGTTGACGGAGGACTTTGTTCtcagattccatgttggttgcTTTCTCCTCCAGCCTGTGTTTCAAcacaaaaatatatatagtATTTATTCTTAACAAAAACAGAGTGACAAATCATATTAAATAGGTGAGACTAATTAAATGCAcactctattccaaattataagatgttttggcttttctagatacattgcttttactataccattttttttcgaaaaattggcaggagctctgcctttcaatTAAGAGGGAAAAAAGGAGTTGAAAAAGTACAGCCAAAACCAGGGTTTAAACACGCCTGGGGAGCAGGAGAAGGATATTTTACTATTACTAAACCATGGCCATAGActatatagtgtatatctagatacatagctatgtatctagaaaagccaaaacgtcttataatatGGAAAGAGTGCATTATAAAGTTTTAGTTATGATATACCTCTGGACAGTGTCCTGAAGTTGCTCAATCTTTTTCTCTGCACTCTCAAACTTCTTAATTAGTTCTTCATTTCTCCGTTCAGATTCAGCATGTTCTCTTTTTGCAGCTTCTGTCGCTTGCCTTTCAGTTAGCAGCAAAGCctgcaataataataataataagtaaTAACTTCAACTCAATCATGAAACAAGCATATGTTTTCAAATTCCAAGCACAAAGCTGTTATGTGGAGGTCCCTTACGTACTCTAACAAAAGCATCCTTTAGTTCAATCATTATCTTTTCTGAACAGTTTACAAATTGTGAAACAGAGATGATTGACATTTTATTCATATGGTTATCTTATTCTAGATATTTCAGACTATGAAACAGAGATGATTAACAGTGTTTTATTCATATGATAAAAGCAGCAAATGATCCAAATGAGTGTAGAGGTTACTGTAGTCAATGAAAATGTCACAAAGAAATATCAGCTGCCACCATACCCTTAGTTGTTCAACTTCGGCCGTCAGTGAGTTAATCTTTTCCGTGTCTTCAACTAGCACAGGAGTCTCTTTGATTACTGGAGGTGCTTCTTCAATTGCCTTTCTAGCAGCTTCCCTCTCCTTAACCACCATGGCCTTCGATTCTTCAACTTGAAGTTGCATATCATGCAATGTCTCTTGCAGCTTAGCAATTTCCTGGGCTTTTGCTTCCTCAAGATCAGTCTGCAAATTAAGAACATAAGAATAGGCCCACAATTACCAAATTTAAACCAGTGTCAAGATAAGAAGAGAAATAAAGAAAGTACAGGTAAACTACCCTTAATCTCTTCTCCAATCCTAAGCGCCAGGTTAGTTCTTCAACACGCTTCTCAAGTTTATCCTTGGCCTCTTTAAGGGCCCCTGTTTCTCTTGCGGCCTGTAGATGGTTCATCAAATAAAGTGTTGAAGTTTGTGCCATAGTATGGAAAACTGGCCCATACAGTAAAAGTTAACAATGTACCATCTTGAGCTTCCTGAGCTCTCTTCTCGCAAGCCTTTGCCTCCAGGCACACTGGTAAGTAAGAGCTGCTCCTTGCAGATTCTTGTAATATGAGTAGTCTCTGTGGCGGCGCCATTGAGCCTGTGTTCGAAATAGCATGTCAATCAAATAATCATTAAATGAAAAGAAATATTGCAGAAGGAAACAGTACTGCGAAAATTCTGAAATTTGAATAGCAGCTTAATTGAAAAGATCATACTTGGATGTGGACAGCTGCTTTCGTTTCCTTTCTGAACCTGAATTCTTTGCGAGCAGACATTGCCCTTAAGCCTGTCTGCAGTGTGATTGCAGCTGCTTGCAATTGTAAATAAGATTCTCGTGCTTTGTGGCGTCGCATATTCTTTTGTATTTTCACTGCTGCCGCTTCCTTCCTCATGCACTCATACAACTTACGGGCCAAGGTTCCTGGATTTCAAGAGGAAAATTGATAGGTGTGAAGTCAGAAGAATGCCTCCAAAGCCACATGCATTCACAGTGTAAATACTTGAGAAGAGAAAATCATCATCAGAAATACTTCTGCCTACCACTTCAACAAAGAGAGAGGAAACAGTACCTCTGACAAAAGATTGTAGCTGCATTGCTGATCTTTTAAGCTCAGCAAACTGCTTCCTTGCAATATATGTACATATTTGCCTCTGTATGATTCTTGCTGCTCTCCCTAATACTTCAGCTCTACGAGCATCCAAATCAGCCATCTGTCCAGCTCTCAGaaacacctttgtttttccAATCTGCAAAAAAATCAGGTAAGAAAAATTATAGTTCAGATCACTGAAATACTATGTTGTAATTAGATGTCTAGTATTAGGTTCCAATGCTATATGAGAGAACATGAAAAAATCAGCAGCTATGGGATCACAGTAGCAGTTCCATGTGTTACCTGGTAATTCTCCAGACCCACTTTTTCCAAAATCTTTTGGCACGCAATCTTATCATCATTGCTAGGCACAAGAATACAAAGGGGAAAAAAGCAAAATGCAAATGAATAGATTGAAATGCCAAAAACAAATGCGGAAAATGGGCAGAAAAGTCCATTTGCATTCTTTGTGGATTTCCTACCTCCCTTCTAAAACTTCAGGAGCAAGGACACCAAAACGATTGACAAATTCATAAAATGTTTTTCTTGTGGGGTATCCAGCACAGCTGATCCTGATAGCTTCAAGAACACCCTGTGGTACATCTTAGTTAGTTCAACTGATGCTAACAACAACAATTACGCTGGTAGAGTTTAAGAATCTTACTCCACATCTTAGTTGCTGTATAACATTTGTATTCTCAAAAATGGCTGGCTTAAGGAGATTATTTGGCTTCACACATCTAATATAGTGGGGTTCGGTAGAGCTCAAAGTTTCCATGAGAGATTGAAGTTGCAGCTGAAAATTGTAGAAGAATATCAGTTATCAACAATAAATAGGTAGAGAGAACATTAGGGAGAATGAACAAGCTTGCTTTACTATTTTGATGTACCAGTACATAAAAAAACATATTTGCATTGGTTTCATGCTTACCAAACGTAAAACCAACAAAAACTCAAAAAGGGTAAAGCACTCATTATAGTCATGATGGCATGCTAAATTTTATCTCCACACTACTATGTCACTTAGCACAGAGAGAAACCATGTACATACACTGTATACACCATCTGGGAGGAAGCACAACTTTCCAAAAACATCATTGTAGTGACACAGATGTACGCATACCAAAGGAAGCATACAGACACATGCCTTAAGTTGGACCACGGTGCATTTTAAAAAGGCTTTATCAACTTATATCTTTTATCCACATATCAGGCACGATGTCACAAAATAAAACTGCATGCATTTCAAACATTCTTTTCATATAGACCACCTCATGCTAATACAATTGCACACATTGTGGAATCGTATTTAGCAGCATCAGACAagattatagaaaaaaaatagcgTTGGTGATCTAAAGACAAAGCTAGTGCAGAGTTTATTAGTCAGTAAACATAGTCATGTTTGGAAAAAAAATTAGTGTGACTAAGGACCAATAAGCAGATTTTGATAGGGACGGTGATGTGAACTTCAGAATGAAGCACACTAAGCCTATTATCTAATTCCCTTCAACTTTCACTAAGGAAGCAATGCAGGAGGCCATCCGGCCTATATATCCCCCAGACCAGTATATGATCTTTTGCATTTTCAGTCTTGAAAAAAATGTTGAATCAGCATACAGTCCAAGTAGTGTAACAAGCTGACCAGATGCGATGTACTATTCTAAACTACTACATTGTGGATAAACACCATCAAAAGCAGGCTGAAACCACAACGAAGAGAGGAACTTGCATTTAATTTCGGTCTAGATGAAGAGGCCCCCTAATAAAAGCATGCCTGGGATTTGGTAAACTCTAGCTAACATTAGCATATCGGATTGTCTGCAATAAAATGCCATCAGGTGCCATGCTAAGTATGTCAAAAGCTGCCTCAAGCCCACAACTGTTTATGTATTGGGGAACGTTGAATAGGGAAATATGACACTGACATAGATCAAAGCCTAATATGTGGAATCAGGTTCCAGGCATGGATTGAAGTGACAGAGCAACAAGGATGGTATGTTTCAACATTGGCACCAAATGTTCTTTTAAGGGAAAAAATATGCAATGGGGAATATATATTTTTCACAACTGACGCTTCCAAGAATACAGATAAGGAAGAAATGATAGCTACTAAAGAAACATATTATTGATATGGTGAAAACGTAAAGTGCAATGTTTTGAATAAGCATACTGTGTAATAGGATTAAAAAAATAGAACAGAATTTCACACCTTAAAacgtgatccaatggatgaaaattttgaaGACTTTGCTGTCTCCTGTGGGAGAGGAGGGAATAAACCAGCTACGAATGGGCATGAAGAAGCATTCAGCAGATCCTGATGTTCAGCCACTACATAATCTTTGTTCTTGTCTAAGAAATAATCAGCCTGGTATGTCACCTGTGGATGGTGCCAAAAAATATCTTGGTAAGATACTAACAATGTTTCACCAAGAATACGCATATCCTTTTATGAAGAAGACTTACATCGCCAGCATAATGGACTACTGTAAAATCAGTGCGTGAAAGCTTTGGCTTGGCAAACCGCTTGTTATTCTTAAATGTTGTATATAACTTCTGTGCAAACGTCTCATGTGTTGATCTAGGAAACATACTGCACAGAAGTTTTTAGGGAAAGAAGTCATCAAATTACAAGCAGTCAGACAAAAGTGGATTGAAATAACAAACAACTAGTTGCCATAGTATGTCGCTTGCAAGTGGGAATTCCCAAAACGTACCATGCTTCATCCAGCAGTGCAATCAATCCACCTTTCTGAAAACATGGGAATAAATGTTACTAGTGCCATACATAGTTCTAAGACAATTTGAAATAACACTGTTTCTCTCAGAAATTCCATTACCAAATACTTAAAAATTTGTTTCACCCAACCCTAGCTCATCCTAGAAATACAAAAGCATAAAAAAAGTGAGTTTTTAGCTGTAGACCCCAAGTATTGCATTTTTTAGTATCTATACTCTTTCAAAAGGTGATATTTATGACAATCttgctctttttcttttcttttctttttgggcAAACCGACAACCTTGGAACTTAGTGTGTCTTGTCATAGTATGTAGTGTGTACCTTCTCTATCAAGTCTAGCACATCTTGATTATCAACAAACTCGATGTAACTCCAGTTTATCTCTTCTCTGGTATACTCTTCTTGTTCCATTTTGAACACATGCTGCATGACAAATGCCACATATTTAATTTAGGTCTTTAGGTCGGGAATCTCAAGAATAAAGTGATACCATCGTCTCATCAAGAGTAAAGTCATGAC from Sorghum bicolor cultivar BTx623 chromosome 3, Sorghum_bicolor_NCBIv3, whole genome shotgun sequence encodes the following:
- the LOC8078219 gene encoding myosin-17, with the protein product MGTPVNIIVGSHVWVEDPNLAWIDGEVVSIKNNEVHVQTSSGKKVTTDRSKVFPKDMEAPPGGVDDMTRLSYLHEPGVLQNLATRYELNEIYTYTGSILIAVNPFQRLPHLYDTHMMEQYKGADFGELSPHVFAIADTAYRAMINEGKSNSILVSGESGAGKTETTKMLMRYLAHLGGRSGVEGRTVEQQVLESNPVLEAFGNAKTVRNNNSSRFGKFVEIQFDKTGRISGAAIRTYLLERSRVCQINSPERNYHCFYFLCAAPPEETQRYKLSDPRSFHYLNQSSCIEVDGINDAEEYLATRRAMDIVGINEEEQEAIFRVVAAVLHLGNINFAKGTEIDSSVIKDDKSRFHLNTAAELLKCDCQNLEKALITRVIVTPEEVITRTLDPASALASRDALAKIIYCRLFDWIVEKINVSIGQDPNSKQLIGVLDIYGFESFKVNSFEQLCINYTNEKLQQHFNQHVFKMEQEEYTREEINWSYIEFVDNQDVLDLIEKKGGLIALLDEACMFPRSTHETFAQKLYTTFKNNKRFAKPKLSRTDFTVVHYAGDVTYQADYFLDKNKDYVVAEHQDLLNASSCPFVAGLFPPLPQETAKSSKFSSIGSRFKLQLQSLMETLSSTEPHYIRCVKPNNLLKPAIFENTNVIQQLRCGGVLEAIRISCAGYPTRKTFYEFVNRFGVLAPEVLEGSNDDKIACQKILEKVGLENYQIGKTKVFLRAGQMADLDARRAEVLGRAARIIQRQICTYIARKQFAELKRSAMQLQSFVRGTLARKLYECMRKEAAAVKIQKNMRRHKARESYLQLQAAAITLQTGLRAMSARKEFRFRKETKAAVHIQAQWRRHRDYSYYKNLQGAALTYQCAWRQRLARRELRKLKMAARETGALKEAKDKLEKRVEELTWRLGLEKRLRTDLEEAKAQEIAKLQETLHDMQLQVEESKAMVVKEREAARKAIEEAPPVIKETPVLVEDTEKINSLTAEVEQLRALLLTERQATEAAKREHAESERRNEELIKKFESAEKKIEQLQDTVQRLEEKATNMESENKVLRQQAVAISPTAKSLAAYPKSPFQLKTPENGNALNGEVKSSPDVTPISPIPKELEAEEKPQKSLNEKQQENQDLLIKCVSQDLGFSSGKPIAACLIYRCLLHWRSFEVERTGVFDRIIQTIGSAIESQDNNDKLAYWLSNSSTLLLLLQRTLKTSGAAGLTPQRRRSSAASFGRVFSGMRASPQSAGRAFLGSRLIGGLGDLRQVEAKYPALLFKQQLTAFLEKIYGMIRDNLKKEISPLLGLCIQAPRTSRASLIKGSRSQANALAQQTLIAHWQSIVKILTNYLNVLKANYVPSFLICKVFTQIFSFINVQLFNSLLLRRECCSFSNGEYVKAGLAELEQWCIYATEEYAGSSWEELKHIRQAVGFLVIHQKPKKTLKEITNDLCPVLSIQQLYRISTMYWDDKYGTHTVSSDVISSMRVMMTEDSNNAVSSSFLLDDDSSIPFSVDDISKSMTEIEVTDVDMPPLIRENSGFTFLHQRKD